In Treponema sp. OMZ 798, the following proteins share a genomic window:
- a CDS encoding LPP20 family lipoprotein: MKKTFKNIVIFLISCILCSCVSTPKPKTTGLTEDELFSSAYIAARGYGESEEASCQNAIAALSRYFSSQIKVETAQKTIVQESVSQSRLEDITRVLSDTELFAVHYTKPKFNKTAKQYEVISYINRDEALKIYEPKIKEAIKPFLAIYSQAEIQRDLFKKTIFYLQAKNIVQNNSALKVLQFLHVLSPDEAENYADVEDKIINLNAKIKEIQTKCTVSVTLTGAMPEQIKTSIEEVLLNLGFPLSNKNTQAAYICKTKLAENKSELQAGVFFTPDLSIDIVSQQNDELVFSYKKRFVRMGASTEVMAKKRIEHNICSEIKVSLPPAFKKAGE, from the coding sequence ATGAAAAAAACTTTTAAAAATATTGTTATATTTTTAATATCGTGCATCCTTTGTTCATGTGTTTCCACGCCAAAACCTAAAACAACAGGTCTAACGGAAGATGAACTTTTTTCTTCCGCTTATATTGCAGCACGAGGTTATGGAGAAAGTGAAGAGGCATCTTGTCAAAATGCTATTGCTGCTCTTTCACGATATTTTTCTTCTCAAATAAAAGTTGAAACAGCTCAAAAAACTATTGTTCAAGAAAGCGTCAGTCAAAGCCGTCTTGAAGACATTACAAGGGTGCTGTCCGATACGGAACTTTTTGCCGTTCATTATACAAAACCGAAATTTAATAAAACGGCAAAACAATATGAGGTAATTTCTTACATCAACCGTGATGAAGCTCTGAAAATATACGAACCTAAAATAAAAGAAGCAATAAAACCGTTTTTAGCCATTTATTCACAGGCAGAAATACAAAGAGATTTATTTAAAAAAACTATTTTTTATTTACAGGCAAAAAATATAGTACAAAATAATTCAGCATTAAAAGTTCTGCAATTCTTACATGTTTTATCTCCTGATGAAGCGGAAAATTATGCGGATGTAGAAGATAAAATCATTAATCTCAATGCAAAAATAAAGGAAATACAAACAAAGTGTACGGTTTCGGTTACTTTAACCGGAGCGATGCCGGAACAAATAAAAACTTCGATAGAAGAGGTTCTTCTAAATTTAGGATTCCCTCTCAGTAATAAGAACACACAAGCAGCATATATTTGTAAAACCAAGTTAGCTGAAAATAAAAGCGAATTGCAAGCAGGTGTATTTTTTACGCCGGACTTGAGTATAGATATTGTATCTCAACAAAACGATGAGCTTGTGTTTTCTTATAAAAAAAGATTTGTCAGGATGGGAGCCAGTACTGAAGTTATGGCAAAAAAACGCATAGAACATAACATTTGTTCTGAAATAAAAGTGTCATTACCGCCAGCCTTTAAAAAGGCCGGTGAATGA
- a CDS encoding CsgG/HfaB family protein, with protein MKKFLVFQILILSITILAALLLTSCLSLDTHSNNSQISNNKADKTTKDDFKLTMIEDPLDKKSRKNKEDKVINHKNTKYKDKTIAILAPQFEKAPKNDIWMSQFLQDSLTGQFARLSDMKVLDRKNESVIIAEQKLSESGHYSFDNAATFGQLTNAEYVLTGTIQKLPTLYSLTFRVNDISTNEIKASFNGQYATVDIENGKAVSEIIKDLFNGLEIPLSETELKSITKNKSETSNIKNLAQGMAAEKNGDFVTALSFLSAPSTSGNIEAATVISEILSVSTPTNIRERANYYKEQIAKWNKIWRDLEKYMNRNYPIIIYDFSKMSDKINSRKNTVDITLKAGIKLVPNRKALVVFNTIWDEWKKIKANKENYEWVRNVREYHDYEMSFHIQIGLYNKYGELLGNIWYGSWKNIHNLQNMHYKDVRFENQAIPPQFRLFNNAEFYQVTFSDIQIDDKFTEILIPRIIDFQFFENHKRHSNMSGIFSLEEWEIYLEEQE; from the coding sequence ATGAAAAAATTTCTTGTATTTCAAATACTCATATTAAGTATTACAATATTGGCAGCACTCTTACTCACCAGCTGCCTTTCATTAGATACACATTCAAATAACAGTCAAATATCTAATAATAAAGCAGATAAAACTACAAAAGACGACTTTAAGCTGACAATGATTGAAGATCCTCTTGATAAAAAAAGCCGTAAAAATAAAGAAGATAAAGTTATTAATCATAAAAATACAAAATATAAAGATAAAACTATTGCAATCCTTGCTCCTCAATTTGAAAAAGCACCTAAAAATGACATTTGGATGTCTCAATTTTTACAAGATTCGCTTACAGGACAATTTGCAAGGCTTTCTGATATGAAGGTATTGGATCGGAAGAATGAAAGCGTAATTATTGCCGAGCAAAAACTTTCTGAAAGCGGACATTATTCTTTTGACAATGCAGCAACTTTCGGACAACTTACAAATGCTGAATATGTTTTAACCGGAACAATACAAAAACTGCCTACCCTTTATTCTTTAACCTTTCGCGTAAATGATATTTCAACGAATGAAATAAAGGCCTCGTTTAACGGTCAATATGCAACGGTTGACATAGAAAACGGAAAAGCCGTTTCAGAAATCATTAAAGATTTATTTAATGGGCTTGAAATTCCGCTTAGTGAAACAGAGCTAAAAAGCATCACAAAAAATAAATCGGAAACATCAAATATAAAAAATTTAGCTCAAGGTATGGCAGCCGAAAAAAACGGTGACTTTGTCACTGCACTTTCCTTTCTTTCCGCTCCTTCCACATCAGGCAATATAGAAGCAGCTACCGTCATATCCGAAATATTATCAGTTTCTACACCTACAAATATTAGAGAACGAGCAAATTATTACAAAGAACAAATAGCAAAATGGAATAAAATATGGAGAGATTTAGAAAAATATATGAATAGAAATTATCCAATAATTATATATGATTTTTCTAAAATGAGTGATAAAATAAACAGCCGTAAAAATACGGTAGATATAACATTGAAAGCAGGAATAAAACTTGTTCCAAACAGAAAAGCTCTTGTTGTATTTAACACTATATGGGATGAATGGAAAAAAATAAAAGCTAATAAAGAAAACTACGAATGGGTACGAAATGTTAGAGAATATCATGATTACGAAATGAGTTTTCATATACAAATAGGTTTATATAATAAATACGGAGAATTATTAGGTAATATTTGGTATGGAAGTTGGAAAAACATACATAATCTTCAAAATATGCATTATAAAGATGTGCGGTTTGAAAATCAGGCAATACCGCCTCAGTTTAGATTATTTAATAATGCAGAATTTTATCAAGTAACTTTTTCTGATATCCAAATAGATGACAAATTTACCGAAATATTAATACCTCGTATTATAGACTTTCAATTTTTTGAGAATCATAAAAGACATTCTAACATGTCAGGAATTTTTTCTCTTGAAGAATGGGAAATCTATCTTGAAGAACAGGAATAA
- a CDS encoding TM2 domain-containing protein, producing MIVTGHDYNNQSPRKKGTMLLLCLFLGIFGIHRFYVGKYFTGILYALTMGLGYFGILFDLIMILMGKFTDSDGKLIS from the coding sequence ATGATAGTTACAGGCCATGATTACAATAATCAATCACCACGAAAAAAGGGAACAATGTTATTACTTTGTCTTTTTTTAGGTATATTCGGTATTCACCGTTTTTATGTTGGTAAGTATTTTACCGGTATATTATATGCTCTAACTATGGGGCTCGGTTACTTTGGTATCTTATTTGATTTAATTATGATATTAATGGGAAAATTTACTGATTCCGATGGTAAGCTTATAAGCTAA
- a CDS encoding GNAT family N-acetyltransferase — protein MKSNHPTPDSLEFKEVTPDNWRIINSLSIKKEQKNFAASNVTILARAFAYRKENAKVFAVYYSDEPIGLIMQRDWIDGEKTVCIMDQFMIDKKSQGRGLGKAALKKWLSMIEAEKKYPCIQLCYVEGDIAAKRLYENFGFYEIDKDEDEIIMQRDI, from the coding sequence ATGAAATCTAATCACCCTACTCCCGATAGCCTCGAATTTAAAGAGGTTACTCCCGATAACTGGAGAATAATCAATTCTCTTTCCATAAAAAAAGAACAAAAAAATTTTGCAGCCTCGAATGTTACCATCCTTGCAAGAGCCTTTGCTTACAGAAAAGAAAATGCAAAAGTTTTTGCCGTCTATTATTCGGATGAACCCATAGGTCTTATAATGCAGAGGGACTGGATTGACGGTGAAAAAACAGTCTGCATTATGGACCAATTTATGATAGACAAAAAAAGTCAAGGAAGGGGTTTAGGAAAAGCAGCTTTAAAAAAATGGCTTTCAATGATAGAAGCAGAAAAAAAATATCCATGTATTCAGCTTTGTTATGTTGAAGGCGATATAGCAGCAAAACGCCTCTATGAAAATTTCGGCTTTTATGAAATCGACAAAGACGAAGATGAGATTATAATGCAGAGGGATATATAA
- a CDS encoding class I SAM-dependent methyltransferase → MIEYYKKRAKEYEDIYKKPERQESILEYQDYIKKLFQNRNVLELACGTGFWTETLTKTAKTVLATDINKEVLELAKQKIFKACKPEFAILDYRNYEPNNKYNGIFIGFLASHLTKPAFVNLIENLIEKTKKPSLIFFMDNLFVEGESTPISKTDKNGNTYQIRKLKDGTEYEIMKNFYPEKEFEILLKGKTYKYFSNKYYWSIEIYT, encoded by the coding sequence ATGATCGAATATTACAAAAAAAGAGCAAAAGAATATGAAGACATATATAAAAAGCCTGAAAGACAAGAGAGTATTCTTGAATACCAAGATTATATTAAAAAACTTTTTCAAAACAGGAATGTGTTAGAGCTTGCCTGCGGAACCGGATTTTGGACGGAAACATTAACCAAGACTGCAAAAACCGTACTTGCAACCGACATTAATAAAGAAGTACTGGAACTTGCAAAACAAAAAATTTTTAAAGCCTGCAAGCCGGAATTTGCAATTTTAGATTATAGAAACTATGAACCTAATAACAAATACAACGGCATATTTATAGGCTTTTTGGCAAGTCATCTGACAAAACCTGCATTTGTAAACCTTATCGAAAACCTCATAGAAAAAACTAAAAAGCCTTCTTTAATTTTTTTTATGGATAACCTTTTTGTAGAAGGAGAAAGCACCCCGATATCCAAAACCGATAAAAACGGCAACACCTATCAAATACGAAAACTTAAAGACGGCACCGAATATGAAATAATGAAAAACTTTTACCCCGAAAAAGAATTTGAAATTTTACTAAAAGGCAAAACTTATAAATATTTTTCCAATAAATATTATTGGTCTATTGAAATTTACACTTAA
- a CDS encoding immunity 26/phosphotriesterase HocA family protein, giving the protein MSKKFILANEQRKYLGLNPIEAHWEVMDIKGSLYYFDGDTIKKEISASDYEGEAFYYKENELDVETGENRTIVLPKTAKGKPKKLNFTATQSFKGIGVYFSFGSGHVLIGNYTTQKTYYSENLKESKVSALNSWIEKWIKETSKEDLVDLENFRNEKRAHQKYKEGDIFAFKIGRRQYGFGKILIDIVKLRKNPEFKKNKNYGLNNLMGTALIVKVYHKISTGININLDELEQCPSLPAQPIMDNNIYYGEYKIIGNKKVTYQDLNDAPISTSKSINHQDKDIAYLQYGLIYKEMSLKEYALYKDEEWYHKNYRAESIGFSLNIEKLEECIKAKSNAPLYPATGGGLNNPANKKDKNSVFKAFGLDGDLDYEGNLKLSKEK; this is encoded by the coding sequence ATGTCTAAAAAATTTATCTTAGCCAACGAACAGCGAAAATATCTGGGTCTAAATCCGATTGAGGCTCACTGGGAAGTAATGGATATAAAGGGCAGCCTATATTATTTTGACGGAGATACTATCAAAAAAGAAATTTCCGCATCGGACTATGAGGGAGAAGCTTTTTACTATAAAGAAAACGAGCTTGATGTTGAAACGGGAGAAAACAGAACTATTGTTCTTCCCAAGACGGCAAAAGGAAAGCCGAAAAAATTAAACTTTACGGCAACTCAATCATTTAAAGGAATCGGAGTGTATTTTTCATTCGGAAGCGGACATGTGCTTATCGGAAACTACACCACACAAAAAACCTACTATTCGGAAAACTTAAAAGAAAGCAAGGTTTCGGCTCTCAATTCTTGGATTGAAAAATGGATAAAAGAAACATCAAAAGAAGATTTAGTCGATTTGGAAAATTTTAGAAACGAAAAAAGAGCTCACCAAAAATATAAAGAAGGAGATATCTTTGCTTTTAAAATAGGAAGACGGCAATACGGTTTCGGAAAAATTTTAATCGATATTGTTAAGTTAAGAAAAAATCCGGAATTTAAAAAGAATAAAAACTACGGTCTTAACAACCTCATGGGAACCGCTTTAATTGTAAAGGTCTACCATAAAATCAGCACCGGCATAAACATCAATCTTGACGAATTGGAACAATGCCCTTCCCTCCCCGCACAGCCCATCATGGATAACAATATCTATTACGGCGAATACAAAATTATCGGAAACAAAAAAGTTACTTACCAAGACTTAAATGACGCTCCAATATCGACAAGCAAGAGTATAAATCATCAAGACAAGGATATTGCCTATCTCCAATACGGCTTGATATATAAAGAAATGTCTTTAAAAGAATACGCTCTATACAAAGACGAAGAATGGTATCATAAAAATTACCGGGCAGAATCAATAGGCTTTTCTTTAAACATAGAAAAATTGGAAGAATGTATAAAAGCAAAATCAAACGCCCCCCTTTATCCGGCAACCGGCGGCGGCCTAAATAATCCCGCCAACAAAAAAGATAAGAATTCAGTTTTCAAAGCTTTCGGTTTGGACGGCGATTTGGACTATGAGGGGAATTTAAAACTATCAAAGGAAAAGTAA
- a CDS encoding IS5 family transposase, translating to MKQKGLFDEEDRLRVLSNLGDSLEKLNKKINWEIFKPLLKKALTKEPKGLGGRPAYDYVMMFKIIILQKLYNISDDQTEYQINDRLSFMRFLGLELKDKVPDSKTIWLFKEKLIEARVSKKLFEKFGKELARNNLIGKEGTIIDATIVEAPIQHNSKDENEQIKNGKIPEQWQEAKNKAKLSQKDCDARWTKKHKRSYYGYKDHIKVDKKSKLILKATVTAANVHDSKELKNLVEKEDERLYADSAYIGEEIERVLKAKGIEGQICERGARGKPLSKKQKIGNRKKSKIRARVEHVFGFMTNSMKGIYVRTIGLARATFSIIMMNLTYNLCRYCYLKK from the coding sequence ATGAAACAAAAAGGATTATTTGATGAAGAAGATCGTTTAAGAGTATTAAGTAACTTAGGTGATAGTCTTGAAAAATTAAACAAAAAAATAAATTGGGAAATATTCAAACCACTATTAAAAAAAGCATTAACCAAAGAGCCAAAAGGTTTAGGCGGAAGACCTGCATACGATTATGTAATGATGTTTAAAATAATAATCTTACAAAAATTATACAACATAAGTGATGATCAAACGGAATATCAAATAAACGATCGGCTATCCTTTATGAGATTTTTAGGATTGGAATTAAAAGATAAAGTACCCGATTCAAAAACAATATGGCTTTTTAAAGAAAAACTCATTGAAGCGAGAGTATCAAAAAAGTTATTTGAAAAGTTTGGAAAAGAATTAGCTAGAAATAACTTAATAGGAAAAGAGGGAACGATAATAGATGCGACAATAGTAGAAGCTCCGATACAGCATAACAGCAAAGATGAAAATGAACAAATTAAAAACGGAAAAATCCCTGAACAATGGCAAGAAGCAAAAAATAAGGCAAAATTATCACAAAAAGACTGTGATGCTAGGTGGACAAAGAAGCACAAACGTAGCTATTACGGTTATAAAGATCATATAAAAGTAGATAAAAAAAGTAAGCTTATATTGAAAGCAACTGTAACAGCAGCTAATGTTCATGATAGTAAAGAATTAAAAAATTTAGTTGAAAAGGAAGATGAAAGATTATACGCAGATAGTGCCTATATAGGAGAAGAAATAGAGAGAGTTTTAAAAGCGAAAGGAATAGAAGGGCAAATTTGTGAAAGAGGAGCAAGAGGGAAACCTCTTAGTAAAAAACAAAAAATCGGTAACAGAAAAAAATCAAAAATACGGGCGAGAGTCGAACATGTATTTGGCTTTATGACAAACTCAATGAAAGGTATATATGTAAGAACGATAGGATTAGCTCGTGCAACATTTTCGATAATAATGATGAACTTAACATACAACTTATGCCGATATTGCTATCTAAAGAAATAA
- a CDS encoding ABC transporter ATP-binding protein codes for MLEIKNLTKIYHKNRIAVNNINLKVSQGDIYGFIGTNGSGKTSTIKSIVGIHDFTGEIYVNGISIKNNPVEFKKNIAYIPDNPDIYEYLTGRQYINFIADLYRVSINERIQKTKSFSEIFEMSSFLDNTISSYSHGMKQKIVIIAALIHSPKLLIMDEPFVGLDPKACYLLKKEMKILVESGNAIFFSTHVLEVAEKLCNKIGIINKGRLIVQGNVNTVLSKTDSLEEYFMDIIKNEKYNNTF; via the coding sequence ATGTTGGAAATTAAGAATTTAACAAAAATCTATCATAAAAACCGCATTGCAGTAAATAATATAAACTTAAAAGTTTCTCAAGGCGATATTTATGGTTTTATAGGAACAAACGGCTCCGGGAAAACATCAACAATTAAATCCATTGTAGGAATTCATGATTTTACAGGAGAAATATATGTTAATGGAATTTCCATAAAAAATAATCCTGTAGAATTTAAAAAAAATATAGCATATATACCCGATAACCCGGATATATATGAATATCTTACAGGGCGGCAATATATCAATTTTATAGCAGATTTGTATAGAGTATCTATAAATGAGCGGATACAAAAAACAAAATCATTCAGTGAAATATTTGAAATGAGCTCATTTTTAGATAATACGATATCTTCATATTCTCACGGAATGAAACAAAAGATTGTAATTATTGCAGCCCTTATCCATTCACCAAAATTATTAATAATGGATGAACCCTTTGTAGGTTTGGATCCAAAAGCTTGTTATCTTTTAAAAAAAGAAATGAAAATATTAGTAGAAAGCGGAAATGCAATATTCTTCTCTACACATGTTTTAGAAGTTGCAGAAAAACTATGTAACAAGATAGGAATAATAAATAAAGGCAGATTAATTGTGCAAGGAAACGTAAACACTGTTTTGAGCAAGACCGATTCATTAGAAGAGTATTTTATGGATATTATTAAAAATGAAAAATATAATAATACTTTTTAA
- a CDS encoding DUF1648 domain-containing protein, whose product MSNLSDKKHLIIGSLLCLATTVIFIAFGSKLPETVPVHWDSAGNVNGTIEKVYLTFGAPFAYLLINLIGFIKFQNQKGNIWKYYIIPVSAIIISFLVIFLAIL is encoded by the coding sequence ATGAGTAATTTATCCGACAAAAAGCATTTGATTATCGGAAGCTTATTATGTTTAGCTACAACGGTTATTTTTATAGCCTTTGGAAGCAAACTCCCGGAGACGGTTCCCGTACACTGGGATTCAGCAGGAAATGTAAACGGCACCATCGAAAAGGTATATCTGACATTCGGAGCACCGTTTGCATATCTTCTTATCAATCTTATCGGGTTTATAAAATTTCAAAATCAAAAGGGAAATATATGGAAGTACTATATCATACCGGTATCTGCTATTATAATCAGCTTCCTAGTTATTTTCTTGGCAATTTTATAA
- a CDS encoding SdpI family protein: protein MTKRIVYMIIILLSFSPSIYYIINIGNENIKNYDLYILPILIIIFSIVMEIAVNTLSNNNKLPKKLYIPIVLSTPLLFAIAQSSKYIFKDSISSGIEKYIHILASMIIIIIGNYLPKTKPSRFVGLKFFWLLDKPVLWYKTHRLAGFLWIITGILLLSFGVSARWEYLIIYFSLLYVIPLIYSLLLLNKERRLYE, encoded by the coding sequence ATGACTAAAAGAATAGTATACATGATTATTATATTACTCAGTTTTTCTCCAAGTATTTATTATATAATAAATATTGGAAATGAAAATATAAAAAATTATGATTTATATATACTGCCTATATTAATAATTATTTTCAGCATTGTAATGGAAATTGCAGTAAATACATTATCGAATAATAATAAACTGCCTAAAAAACTATATATTCCAATTGTTTTAAGCACTCCTCTATTATTTGCAATCGCTCAAAGCAGCAAATATATATTTAAAGATTCAATCAGTTCCGGCATTGAAAAATATATTCATATCTTAGCCTCAATGATTATCATAATAATCGGAAACTATTTGCCTAAAACAAAACCAAGCAGATTTGTCGGTTTAAAATTTTTTTGGTTATTGGATAAACCCGTGTTATGGTATAAAACTCATCGCCTTGCCGGATTTTTATGGATAATCACAGGAATTCTTTTGTTGAGTTTTGGAGTATCTGCAAGATGGGAATATCTAATAATTTACTTTTCCCTATTGTATGTTATTCCATTAATATATTCACTATTACTTTTAAACAAAGAAAGGAGATTGTATGAGTAA
- a CDS encoding autorepressor SdpR family transcription factor — MSFESTFKALADPVRRDILISLKEKSLTAGEIADKYELSNSTISYHLSLLKKADLISERKYKNFIYYDINISIFEEAIMWLSQFKGDKKND, encoded by the coding sequence ATGAGTTTTGAAAGTACATTCAAAGCATTGGCAGACCCTGTAAGAAGAGACATTTTGATTTCTTTAAAAGAAAAATCGCTTACGGCAGGTGAAATTGCCGATAAATATGAATTATCAAATTCCACCATCTCATATCATCTATCCTTGTTAAAAAAAGCCGATTTAATAAGTGAAAGAAAATATAAAAATTTTATTTACTACGACATCAATATATCGATTTTTGAAGAAGCAATTATGTGGCTGTCACAGTTTAAAGGAGATAAGAAAAATGACTAA
- a CDS encoding DUF3375 family protein encodes MKSSDSAYISAMLSEDSGIRLLRTKNAALTISFLYKIFREKHIQTISADRFETLLADFLRDQEFSNTHYDFDSEEPDNGEFRLAMQTIESRSHFLANKWCSEKIGFIRKYYNENQELIIELSAGVERLFTWLDNMDSRTFIGTESRFKDILYKLRELSENTTHDPASQIADLEKKKKELQDRINRIKKTGKAEIYTPVQMVERLHEISRASRELLSDFRQVEENFKSILSDVYKKQSVSETKGAVLGYALDAYLEMKETPQGQSFDSFWDFLAADAGKNEINSLTENIIEQVRNQGIEWEDGFLFHLKQYLHEAGGKIIDTNRSLTHRLNRVLLSQGRQEHKLLTELISFIKTRAFELAGSDFELREPLSIETRPFLYFPQARTLKFPEQEQSFEPITSFTEQESAELLRQSGIFNQFYVDENLLKKNILNYRNEFLHGRPQFSLAELTEKFPIQKGLSEVAAYFALAPKLKPEALILENTSEQISYTFNDKTVLLTLPKIVFG; translated from the coding sequence ATGAAAAGTTCGGACAGTGCTTATATATCGGCCATGCTTTCAGAAGATTCGGGCATAAGACTTTTAAGAACAAAAAATGCAGCTCTTACTATTTCCTTCTTATATAAGATTTTTAGAGAAAAGCATATTCAAACAATTTCAGCCGACCGCTTTGAAACCCTGCTCGCAGATTTTTTGAGGGATCAAGAATTCTCAAATACTCATTATGATTTTGATTCGGAAGAACCCGATAACGGAGAATTTCGGCTTGCAATGCAAACCATCGAAAGCCGCTCTCATTTTTTAGCCAATAAATGGTGCTCCGAAAAAATAGGATTTATCAGAAAATATTATAACGAAAATCAAGAATTGATTATAGAATTAAGTGCAGGAGTAGAGCGTCTTTTTACATGGCTTGACAATATGGATTCAAGAACTTTTATCGGAACGGAATCCCGCTTTAAAGACATCCTATATAAATTGCGTGAGCTTTCTGAAAACACAACCCATGACCCGGCCTCTCAAATTGCCGACTTGGAAAAAAAGAAAAAAGAATTACAAGACCGCATAAACCGAATTAAAAAAACCGGTAAGGCCGAAATATACACGCCTGTTCAAATGGTTGAACGCCTCCATGAAATTTCAAGAGCGTCAAGAGAACTTTTATCGGACTTCCGCCAAGTCGAAGAAAACTTTAAATCAATTCTTTCGGATGTTTACAAAAAACAATCTGTAAGTGAAACAAAGGGAGCTGTTCTCGGCTATGCCTTAGATGCATATTTGGAAATGAAAGAAACACCTCAGGGACAAAGCTTTGATTCTTTTTGGGACTTCCTCGCAGCCGATGCAGGTAAAAATGAAATCAACAGCTTGACAGAAAACATAATCGAACAGGTGAGAAATCAAGGCATAGAATGGGAAGACGGTTTTCTTTTTCACTTAAAGCAATATCTTCACGAAGCAGGCGGAAAAATAATAGATACAAACCGCTCCCTTACGCACCGGTTAAATCGGGTTCTTCTTTCTCAAGGAAGACAAGAACACAAACTTCTCACAGAATTAATATCCTTTATAAAGACAAGAGCCTTTGAATTGGCCGGCAGCGATTTTGAATTACGGGAACCTCTTTCGATTGAGACAAGACCCTTTTTATATTTTCCTCAGGCACGCACTTTAAAATTTCCCGAACAAGAGCAAAGTTTTGAACCTATCACAAGTTTTACCGAACAAGAATCGGCAGAGCTTTTGAGGCAAAGCGGAATATTCAATCAGTTTTATGTTGATGAAAATCTTCTTAAAAAAAATATCTTAAACTACCGCAACGAATTTTTACACGGAAGACCTCAATTTTCTCTTGCAGAGCTGACCGAAAAGTTTCCCATTCAAAAAGGCTTATCCGAAGTTGCCGCCTACTTTGCCCTCGCCCCCAAACTCAAACCGGAAGCGCTTATATTGGAAAACACATCCGAACAAATATCCTACACCTTTAACGATAAGACGGTTTTGCTAACCCTGCCTAAGATTGTGTTTGGGTAA